A portion of the Oryzias melastigma strain HK-1 linkage group LG1, ASM292280v2, whole genome shotgun sequence genome contains these proteins:
- the LOC112157096 gene encoding malate dehydrogenase, cytoplasmic isoform X2: MAEPIRVVVTGAAGQIAYSLLYSIAKGDVFGKDQPVILILLDIPPMLPVLDGVVMELQDCALPLLREVIPTDKVEVGFKDIDAAILVGSMPRKEGMERKDLLKANVAIFKTQGQALDKYAKKTVKVLVVGNPANTNCLIASKSAPSIPKENFSCLTRLDHNRACSQVAMRCSVSSDNVKNVIIWGNHSSTQYPDVHHAKVNLNGAEVSAYDAVKNDAWLRGDFISTVQQRGAAVIKARKLSSAMSAAKAICDHMRDIWFGTKEGEFISMGVYAAGNSYGIPEDLIYSFPIQIKNKTWKVVDGLPINDFSRAKMDATAAELVEERDTAMDFLSQ, from the exons ATG GCCGAACCAATCCGCGTTGTGGTGACCGGGGCCGCCGGTCAGATCGCCTACTCCCTGCTGTACAGCATCGCAAAGGGGGATGTATTCGGAAAGGACCAG ccaGTCATCTTGATCCTGCTGGACATCCCCCCCATGCTGCCGGTGCTGGACGGAGTCGTCATGGAGCTGCAGGACTGCGCCCTCCCTCTGCTGAGGG AGGTCATCCCCACTGACAAGGTGGAGGTGGGCTTCAAGGACATCGATGCTGCCATCTTGGTGGGCTCCATGCCAAGGAAGGAGGGAATGGAGAGGAAGGACCTCCTGAAAGCCAATGTGGCCATCTTTAAGACGCAGGGACAAGCTCTGGACAAGTACGCCAAGAAGACTGTGAAG GTCTTGGTGGTTGGAAATCCTGCAAACACAAACTGTCTGATCGCCTCCAAGTCCGCTCCATCCATTCCCAAAGAGAACTTCTCCTGCCTGACCCGGCTGGACCACAACAGAGCCTGCTCCCAG GTGGCGATGCGCTGCAGCGTTTCCTCTGACAACGTCAAGAACGTCATCATCTGGGGGAACCACTCCTCCACTCAGTACCCCGACGTCCATCACGCCAAGGTGAACCTCAACGGCGCGGAGGTGAGCGCCTACGACGCCGTGAAGAACGACGCCTGGCTCAGAGGAGACTTCATCTCT ACCGTGCAGCAGCGAGGCGCTGCTGTCATCAAGGCCAGGAAGCTGTCCAGCGCCATGTCTGCGGCCAAAGCCATCTGTGACCACATGAGGGACATCTGGTTCGGCACGAAGGAG GGCGAGTTCATCTCCATGGGAGTCTACGCTGCAGGAAACTCTTACGGCATCCCAGAAGATCTCATCTACTCCTTCCCCATCCAGATCAAG aACAAGACCTGGAAAGTTGTTGATGGACTCCCCATCAACGACTTTTCACGAGCCAAGATGGACGCCACGGCGGCAGAGCTGGTGGAGGAGCGTGACACCGCCATGGACTTCCTGTCTCAGTGA
- the LOC112157096 gene encoding malate dehydrogenase, cytoplasmic isoform X1 — protein MLTLLTSMYLVVRAILPQAEPIRVVVTGAAGQIAYSLLYSIAKGDVFGKDQPVILILLDIPPMLPVLDGVVMELQDCALPLLREVIPTDKVEVGFKDIDAAILVGSMPRKEGMERKDLLKANVAIFKTQGQALDKYAKKTVKVLVVGNPANTNCLIASKSAPSIPKENFSCLTRLDHNRACSQVAMRCSVSSDNVKNVIIWGNHSSTQYPDVHHAKVNLNGAEVSAYDAVKNDAWLRGDFISTVQQRGAAVIKARKLSSAMSAAKAICDHMRDIWFGTKEGEFISMGVYAAGNSYGIPEDLIYSFPIQIKNKTWKVVDGLPINDFSRAKMDATAAELVEERDTAMDFLSQ, from the exons ATGCTGACGCTGCTGACGTCCATGTATCTGGTGGTGCGGGCCATTTTACCGCAG GCCGAACCAATCCGCGTTGTGGTGACCGGGGCCGCCGGTCAGATCGCCTACTCCCTGCTGTACAGCATCGCAAAGGGGGATGTATTCGGAAAGGACCAG ccaGTCATCTTGATCCTGCTGGACATCCCCCCCATGCTGCCGGTGCTGGACGGAGTCGTCATGGAGCTGCAGGACTGCGCCCTCCCTCTGCTGAGGG AGGTCATCCCCACTGACAAGGTGGAGGTGGGCTTCAAGGACATCGATGCTGCCATCTTGGTGGGCTCCATGCCAAGGAAGGAGGGAATGGAGAGGAAGGACCTCCTGAAAGCCAATGTGGCCATCTTTAAGACGCAGGGACAAGCTCTGGACAAGTACGCCAAGAAGACTGTGAAG GTCTTGGTGGTTGGAAATCCTGCAAACACAAACTGTCTGATCGCCTCCAAGTCCGCTCCATCCATTCCCAAAGAGAACTTCTCCTGCCTGACCCGGCTGGACCACAACAGAGCCTGCTCCCAG GTGGCGATGCGCTGCAGCGTTTCCTCTGACAACGTCAAGAACGTCATCATCTGGGGGAACCACTCCTCCACTCAGTACCCCGACGTCCATCACGCCAAGGTGAACCTCAACGGCGCGGAGGTGAGCGCCTACGACGCCGTGAAGAACGACGCCTGGCTCAGAGGAGACTTCATCTCT ACCGTGCAGCAGCGAGGCGCTGCTGTCATCAAGGCCAGGAAGCTGTCCAGCGCCATGTCTGCGGCCAAAGCCATCTGTGACCACATGAGGGACATCTGGTTCGGCACGAAGGAG GGCGAGTTCATCTCCATGGGAGTCTACGCTGCAGGAAACTCTTACGGCATCCCAGAAGATCTCATCTACTCCTTCCCCATCCAGATCAAG aACAAGACCTGGAAAGTTGTTGATGGACTCCCCATCAACGACTTTTCACGAGCCAAGATGGACGCCACGGCGGCAGAGCTGGTGGAGGAGCGTGACACCGCCATGGACTTCCTGTCTCAGTGA